TTTAGCAAGTAAATTCTCCTATCCAATTTCCCTCTAAATAGTTATTCTTTTAGGAAGCTTATAAAACGTATGAGAATGACTATTTGTATAGGATGAATTTAGTGTCAATTTTACGCACAACAAAAAAAAGCCTATAAAATCAAGTTGATTCAATAAGCTGTTTCAAGTATTAATTTACAATTTGTGATTCAAAAGAGAACCATAACTTTTCGCGCAGCCCCTTTTTTCTACGTCTAGCCTTTTGTTTTACTGCGCTGTTAAAATCCCGTCTTCCATACGATACACTTTATCGAGAATTCATGCGTTACCATGATGGCTGCTATATTGCGTGATTTTACTTCATAGCGAATTTGTTTTACGACTTCAAATGCGCGGTTTGAGTCAAGACTTGCTGTCGGCTCGTCCGCTAAAATGATGTTTGAGTTATTAACAAACGCACGCGCGATGGCCACACGTTGACGTTCACGACCGGATAATTCGTACGGGAATTTTTTCAACTTGTCGACTAAACCAAGGTCATTTAGTAAGCTAATCGCAAATCCAAAATAATAATCAAATACACAAAATGTTCCACAACGCTATTACGAGTGATAGGTTCCATGTTAAAATATGGGGGACATTCAACGAGTGCTACATGAGATAGAAGGAGTACATATATGCAGGTAGAAGATATTTATTTACAAAATGGCAAGCAAGCCGTGTTATTGCTACATAGTTTTACGAGTAACGCAAAGGAAATGAAATATATCGCGCAGCGCTTATATGAAGCTGGTTATACAGTATATGCGCCGAATTTAGCGGGGCACGGAGCCGCACCGGAGCGCTTATTCGCTTCATCCATGGACCATGTATGGCAGGGTGCTTATCAGGCATTTGAGCAGTTAGTGAATAACGGTTTTGAGAAAATTGCAGTAGTAGGACAATCACTTGGTGGCGTACTTGGCATGCGCCTAGCGAATCGCTACATGGCGTGCAATGGGTTAGCGATTGTGTCATCACCTGTGCTGGAGCGTCCGATTGATGGCTTAGAAAAGCGTGTGGAATTTTTCTCGCAGCGCTATTTAACAAATAACGGCGCAACAAAAGAAGAGCTCGAAAAATTTTTAAACGAGCATTTCCCACGCCCATCCGACAAAATGATTGCCTTACAGCAATTCATCGTCGGCTCACAGCGCGAAATGAGTGAACTGAAGCAACCACTATTTTTAGCAAAAGGCATGCTCGATGAAGCCGTGTTTCATGAAAGTATGGATTTAATCGCAGAGGCCGCCCAAAGTGACGTGATTATGAAGAAGTGCTATGAAAACAGCGGGCATTTAATCACGCTTGGGAAAGAGCGCGATGTTTTGGCTGAGGATGTTTTAGTGTTTTTGGGGAATTTGGAATAGAGTTTGAATTGAAGAGGTAGAATTAATGTGAAGCGCTTTGAATCCAAGAGTTTTTGGGTTTGGGGCGTTTTTTTTGGTCATAGATAATTATGTAGATGATGAGGAATGCTTAAATGTACCTTTTGGAAAATTCAAACAAGAGAGTCGTCTTTTAAAGGGAATCAGTTTTCTATAGAATGTGCAAGCAACGATGAGAATCCAATTAACGGATGAGCAAATAGCTTATATGCAGTTTCATATAGAGAATATTTTTAAGCAATAACTATATTTTAGAAACAAGCAGATGAGATAATTTTAAGTAAATCTATAGTAATTGAAAGTGTATTCAAAAGAGAAAAATGATAGTAAGCCCGGTTTGGTCCCTAATACTTGCACATATCGATTGGATAGGCAATATGTGCGTAATTTTTCAAAGCGATTAGACGGAAATAGAAAATTCCTGTTGGTTAATGAATTTGACCATACCAATGTGTGATTGAAACATAACATAATAGAACCTTCTACTGCATGATAGGAATATCATCTGTCAATCAAACTTGAACTAAATAGATAGTTATCTAATAGATTATTCTTTTTATTATGGGTAGAAGAGACAAACAAAAAAGGAGGATTGTTTTATGAAAGAATGTGGTGATGGCTGTATAAATACGAATCCAGCTAACGGATGCTCCGTAGAAGAAGGCAGTGGTACAGTCGCAAGTGGATTTGCTTCTCATGCGGAGGGACTTGATACACAGGCTAATGGAGCTGCTGCTCATGCAGAAGGAGGGCAGACACAAGCAAACGGCTTATTTTCACATGCAAAAGGAGAAAGTACAATTGCAAGAGCAAGGGCTTCCCACTCGGAAGGTAATCAAACTCAAGCAAATTTTACAGCTTCGCATGCTGAAGGCTTCCAATCAACGACGAATGCCTATGCATCACATGCGGAGGGAGGAAAAACACAAACAAACGGCTTATTTTCACATGCAGAAGGAGAAAGCACAACTGCGAGTGGAAGGGCTTCCCATGCGGAAGGATTTAGAACAACTACGAGTGGAAGAGCTTCGCATGCTGAAGGAATCAACACACTAGCATCTGGAGTCGCTTCTCACGCGGAAGGACAGGAGACCCAAGCAACTGCGCCACAAGCGCATGCAGAAGGGTTCCAAACAATAGCATCTGGGGTAAATTCACATGCAGAGGGTATAGGGACACAAGCAATAGGAAACTTCTCTCATGCAGAGGGTTTTCTTGTACAAGCAATAGGAATTGGCTCACATGCAGAGGGTCAAGGAACACTAACAACTGCACGACAAGCGCATGCAGAAGGGTCCCAAACACTAGCATCTGGAGTCGCTTCACATGCAGAGGGTAAATCAACCCGAGCAAGTGGAGACGCTTCACATGCAGAGGGTGAATTAACCCAAGCAAGTGCAACACAAGCACATGCAGAAGGTTTGCAATCAATAGCATCTGGAGGCGCTTCACATGCAGAGGGTATGCGAACACTAGCATCTGGAGTCACTTCGCATGCAGAGGGTTTTTTTACAATAGCCAGTGGACCTTACTCTCATGCAGGAGGCTACCAAACAGAGGCATCTGGAGTCACTTCACATGCACAGGGTTTTATGTCAAAAGCCAGTGGGGACTCGGCACATGCAGAAGGTCTTAGGAATGAGGCTTTGGCTACTGCTTCTCACGTTGAGGGTATGGATAATTCTGCCACCCATATAGGATCACACATTATGGGGCAAAATGGTGTTACGAGATTTCCTTTTTCTTGGCATTTGGCAAATGGTCTGAATGTTGGACCAACTTTAAATTCTGCTGTGATTCATGGGGCCACGGGAAATCTTTATTTGGACGGTGCTGTGATTGCCCCTGCAGCTGCTGATTATGCCGAAATGTTTGAGACGGTAGATGGAAATGCAATAGATCCCGGTTTTTTCGTAACGTTAGAAGGAGACAAATTGCGTATTGCAACGCACAAAGATGATTATATTCTCGGTGTAGTTTCCGCTGCCCCGGCAATGGTTGCGGATGCAAGCGATCTACGTTGGCACAATCTTTTCGCCAAGGATGAGTGGGGCAAAGTTCAATACCAAGATGTTGTCGTTCCTGAGAGTAAAGATGAAAGAGGTCAAATGGTAATACCCCAATATATCAAACAAGAACCCGTCTTAAATCCCACTTACGATCCTTCTCAAGTTTATGTACCACGTATGGAGCGTCCTGAATGGGTCATTGTAGGCTTATTAGGAAAATTACTCGTTCGTGATGATGGATCATGCCTAGTTAATCAGTACTGCAAACCTAATAACCAAGGAATTGCGACTTTATCAAAAGAAGGCTACCGAGTAATGAAGCGAACAGGACCAAATCAAATTTTAATTATGATCAAATGAAATTCATACGAATGAACAGTTTGTAATAAAAATCAAATAGTTGCAACAAAATCCCAAAATACCCACCCCAAAAGAATAAAACCTCCCCAAAATACCCACCCTAAGCCGATAATAGCTAAAGGGAAAGAAGGTATTCCATGAACAACAACCTAAACAATGACATGAACTACGGTAGCGACTACAAATATATCCCAGCTACTTCACTCCGAAGTGGAAACGGCATCGAGGTACTACCTGACTTGTATATGCACACGATTCAAATTGTGAATATTGTATTCTACGGAAACCCAGATAACAGTGAGTTTGTATTAATTGATGCAGGGATGCCCAAAAGTGCAAAGGAAATCATTGGGGTAGCTGAAAAGCGGTTTGGCGCAGATTGCAGACCGAGCGCAATCGTTTTGACACATGGTCATTTTGATCATGTAGGCGCGATTATTGAATTAATCGAGTATTGGCAAGTCCCTGTCTATGCACATCCTTTAGAGTTGCCTTATTTAACGGGTCAAAAAAATTATCCTGAAGCCGATTCAAGTGTTAATGGTGGTTTGATTGCAAAAGTTTCACCATTCTTTCCTAATGAGGCCATTGATTTAGGTGCGCATGTGAAAGCACTTCCGTTAGATGGAACAATCCCGAATATGGATGGTTTTCGCTGGATTCATACGCCCGGCCATACACCAGGGCACATCTCACTATTCAGAGATGAGGATGGTGCGTTAATTGCAGGGGATGCGTTTGTGACGGTAAAGCAAGAGTCTCTGTATAAGGTGTTGTTACAACAAAAAGAAATCAGTGGCCCTCCAAGATACTTTACGACGGATTGGTTGGCTGCTTTCCATTCCGTAAACACGTTAGAAGCTTTAAAACCCACAGTAGCCATTACCGGACACGGGGTACCGATGATGGGTGAAGAATTGACGACAAACTTACAAAAGTTAACGAATGAATTTGAACAAATTGCGTTGCCTAATCAAGGGAAGTATTTAAATTGAAAGTATGGTACCGACTTGCCTTTATATAGTGCTTTTTCGACTCAACACATTAGTAGTGCCACACAAAATGGGCATGACAATCCTTACACGTTTAAAGAATGGAAATGCATCTGTATACCTCGCTCTGTTGTTTAGTGGTACTCTAAACTTTAGCGGATACAGATGTTTTTTGTGTTTAGCAAGAACAGATTTTGGCGCAGAGCCGAAATTTTAACCTTTTACAGTTTTAAGCAAGAAATGAAATAATAAAACTTTTGTGAGTCAATATCAATTCGATGCTCGTCTAATTTATAAGGGGAGGTGCAATGAGTGATAGATCTTGAAGCAGAATATTCAGAAGTTTCATCAGACGTATTGCTAAATCAACTGATGGAGGACTATGCAACCGATTTGAAAAGAATTGCTTTCTTATATGTAAATGACATGTCTGAATGTGAGGATATTATTCAAGAAGTCTTTATATCCTGTTACCAAAAGTTATCTAGCTTCCGACATGAATCTAGCTATAAGACTTGGTTAATCCGTATTACTATCAATAAATGTAAGGATTATAAGAAGCGTTGGAGTATAAAAAAACTGATTTATAGGCCGATTATTTCATCCGTTTTCACGGCACCATCTGCAGAAGAACAATTTATTAATGAACAGACTTCAAGAAGTATGATAGAACAAATAGCTAAACTACCAACTAAATATAAAGAGGTAATCATCCTATATTATTATCAGCAATTAACTATGACCGAAATAAGTGAAATCCTCAATGTAAATATTAATACGATTAAATCAAGATTACTTCGTGGAAAGAAAATTCTTCAAAATAAATTGGAAAGGAGTGATACTAGTGGACAAGTTCGATAAACATGTGAAAGAAGAGGTACAGGGATACTTGAATAAACATGTACACTTTTCTCGCGAAGAAAGTCAGCAAATTCGTAGAAAAACAGCAAATAAAAGCTCAACAAAAAAGTTTTATGGAGTTTATTACACCGTTTTGGCTTCGGCAATTGTTTTGTTTACCATTCTAAGCTTACCGTTTTTTAAAAATTTGAACTTTAATAGTAGCTCCCAATCTGCTTACTTTGCAGTGGAAGAACAGGAAACTGAGGATAATGAGCATATAAATGTTTCTTTAGATAGTATGGTTAATGGAAAGGCCATTGAAAGAAGTCGGGAAATGATGTCAAATGAAGTAACAAACAATTTACAACGATCGATTATTAACAATCCAGAAAAGTATGAACTTAAGAAAGCTAGTTTTAATTACTTGTCTAAAAGCGGTGAATACAAAGAACCCTATTCTTCAAAGGAAATCACCTTAGCCTTAAGTTTTCAAAGTCAACAAAATGCTTACTTCACCCAAATTTTTAAAGGTGAAATTAACCTTGAAGACAACCATGAAATAGTAGAAAAAGTAGGAGAATGGAGTCTCATTCCAGAATCTAAAACACATAGGAATATGGAAGAAAATAAATACATTATAGCTGTTTCGGAAATATTAATGAATCAAGAAAAGTATACAATAATCGTTCAAACTTATGACATTCATGATGATTTTTATGCCAACCCTTATTCTAAAACGGATATACTAAATTTTACAGAATCTTTGAAATCAGAATTAGCAGTAAAGAATTTATTAGAAATAAATACCGAGGACTAGAGTATATTTTTTAATAAAATAGAAGATAAGTAATAAAAGCAATAAATGGCCATCTATCTGAATTTTTTATCGGATAGATGGCTATTTTGCATTTGACTCTGATGAACGGCTTAATATATATTAGCTGCTTTCGCAATGGCATTCAACGATTGGTTTTGCTTCTTGCTGACAAACTCTAGTGAAGTATATAACGTGCCGGGTGCACAAACAATTCTGACTTGTTTGTGCACCCGGTACCGATTTTGATCCTTCAATTATTTAGGAGCTTTCAACCACAGATAGTGTATGAACGTTTCCACTATTATAAATAGTCCTCTGTAGCAGTAGCCGGATAAAGTGTCGTATCCCACTGATGATTTTTGGTAATCGTTTTGTCAGAAATTAAAAAGTAATCATAGCGAATATTTTTTCCTTGGTCGGGGAGGGGGTCATTCCAAGTAGTGTCTAAATGATACCAAGCATTGTCTACTTTCACTAGGTTCCATGCATGTGGTCCACCAGCATCACCTACGACATATTTTGCTTCGACCCCTAGTTCCTCTAACATAAGGTACGCAGCAAGTGCATAGCCTTCACATACGCCTTCTCCATGAAATAAAATCGCGTAGGGCGTATGTGGGTTGACCGCGCTTTGGGCATTATATTTGGTTTGTGAAACTAAATAATCGTTCACAAATTTCACTTTTTCAGCGTCTGTTAACCCCGCACTTAAACTTTGAGTAACTTGTTTGATTTTCCCCAGTACGAGGGCATTTTGTTCGGCGGTTAAATCGTAAGATATGGTTGCTTGAAGTTCAACAGCACGCTCGTTGCCAATTGCTCGCGTACTAAAATCACTCATAATCGCCCAGAAATAAGGCTCATTTTCCTTTAAATATTCATAGGCATTTTCTAAATCCTCGTCAAAATTTTGAATGTTTCCTTCATATTGAATGGTAAACTGCGCTTCGAAGTTCCGCATGTTCCCCGCAATCGCTGGTCCTAATTGCGCTGCCGAAGCAGTTGAAGCTGGAGCGTCCTGTGTAGGGTAGATGGGAACAATGTCCTCTGCTTGAATGTCGGGTAATTCAAAGCTTTTCAGTTCATTACTAGACAAAATAGTAGAGACCAGTTGTTTGAATCCATCTTCAATATTTCCGCTAACTTGTAATTTGATCTCTGGATTGACTGTAGGCAATGTTAACGAAGATGCCTTATATTCATCGACGACAATCGCACCAAAAAGCAGGCTAGCGAGGAAGAAAACGAACGCACTTAAGCCTTTAATAGTAGCGACGGATTTCGAATAGAACCGCGTAAATGGATTTTTAGTTATTCGCTTGAGCTCGTTATTGACTTGTCGCTCAAATTGACGTCTATTTCGAATCAAAAATCGATTTCGGTCGTAAATGACTTGCTCATAGATGCGTTTATAAATCTCGAATAATAGGGAATTATAACCTTTTGCTTGCTGAATTTGAGCTCGGTAATTTTTCAGCTCTTTTTTGAGTTTTTTGCGTATATAAAACTGCCCCATAAACGATTTGAATGTTACGAAGAACAGGCTAAATAGAAAAAGAAATAGCACAGAAAAAAGAATAAGATTGCTCATAAGCGGCCTCCATTAAGTAATAAATCTATTTCTATTGTAAAGTGAAATGTTGAAATTAACCACTTTAATGGAACTGTGCCGTAGTATCGCAAAACTTTAGAAGCCCAGCTACAGATGACAATAAAAGTTTTTTAAAGTAAACGTATAAAAGTTAATTATCGACCTATAATATAAAAGATTTCACTTCCAAAATCTAAATGACTAGGAGGGTTAACCCGATGAGTGCGATTGATCGTTATCTCTGAAGGACCATCAAAACTGATTACAGCTAGAGCAAAATTTTCTTAGGAGAATTAATGTGAAAGCGAGGCAGTGTGTCATGGAGAATTATATGTAAGTGGTAATCACGCCCGGAAAATAATTTTTCCGGGTTTTTTCTGTTGTGTAATAGATTTCCAATGAACTGATTTTATTTTATAATAAAGGAATGAACGTAGCACCATTTAGAAGTGGAGTGTTTATATTGAAGAAAAAAATATTGATTATTGAGGATGACCAGGCGATTAGCCAAATGGTTAGTGATAGTTTATCTAGGGAAGATTATTTAATAACGGCTGTATATGATGGCGAAGAAGCTTTAGATGTCATGAGTCGTGAGCAGGACTTTGATTTAATTCTGTTAGATTTAATGCTACCTAAAGTGGACGGACTAGAATGTCTAAGGATGATTCGACTTAATAGTGTAGTGCCAATTTTAATTATGTCTGCAAAAGGAGATGATGTAGACAAAGCATTGGGGCTTGGGATGGGGGCCGATGACTACATTTCAAAACCTTTTTCAATGATAGAATTAATCGCCAGAATTAAAGCGCTCATTCGAAGAACGGCAAATTATTCTACTGAAATTACAAATAAACAAGAGCATATTATTAGAGTAGGAGATTTAGTAGTTGATTTGAACGCGTACGCTGTAACTAAAAATGGTGAAAATTTGAAACTTACAGCTACAGAATTTAATATTTTTTGTTTATTTTTAAATAAACCAAAGCAAGTATTTACGAAGGAGCAATTATATAATCTTGTATGGCAAGCAGAGTATGTGCAAGATATGAATGTAATCAATGTACATATCAGAAGGCTTAGAGAAAAGATAGAAGAAGATCCTTCAAACCCTAAGTATGTTCAAACTTTATGGGGAATCGGCTATAGAATGGGGGAATTCTAATAATATGGTCGTTCTCCTCATTGTTCTCGGACTGTCGCTTTGTTTAAATATCTATCTGTATATGAAACGTAATGCACATTACAAACAACTGGAATATATCCATTTAAAGCTGCAACGAATTGTACTAGAAAAAACCGAAGAAAAATTATTGCTTTATACGGAAAATAGTCAAATCCAGTCTGTACTAACGCAAATAAATCGTTTATTAGATTACAACCAAATCATGGCAGCTGATTACAATCGTATTGAACGTTCCATGAGAAGAATGCTGTCGAATATTTCACATGATATTAAAACACCTCTTACAGTTATTCTAGGTTATACAGAAATGATGACCAATGATGAAAGTCTCAGTCCTCAACAAATGAATTCGTTATTAAATATAGTGAATTTAAAGGCAGAGGAGGTCATTGGATTAATCAATAAGTTTTTTGAATTAGCGAAGCTTGAATCAGAGGATAAGACAGTGGAAGTTTCAAAAGTTAATATAAATGAAATCTGTCGAAAAAAAATTCTCGATTATTATGATATAGTGTCGAGTGAAGATTTTAAAGTATCCATATTAATTCCTGAAGAAAGTTATTATGCCTTTGTAAATACAGTAGAAATGGAGAGAGTTCTCGATAATTTACTGTCTAACGCCATTAAATATGGTGCTGATGGAAGAATGGTCGGCGTAGAGGTAAAGGCTGATAAGGGGCATATTTATATAGTTGTATCGGATCAGGGGAAGGGGATAGATGAAATACATAAAGAGCATGTTTTTGATCGGATGTATACAATGGATGATTCACGAAATAGTCGTTACCAGGGAAGCGGCCTTGGCTTAACGATTACGAAAACATTAGTAGAAAAAATGGGTGGAGAAATTTTATTAGAGAGTACGCCTTACGAGAGAACGGCCTTCACCGTTAAATTAAATAGATTTATAGGGTAAGCATGTTGTTGGAATACCTAATATCGAATAGATGTTAAGTATTCCAACTATTTTTTTGGGAAAGTAAGGAATTCGTAAGGAATGGTTAATAAAAAGGATAGTTTTATTCGATACAATTGAATTATGAAAGGGGTTAGAAAATGAACTATATACTACAGGCAAAGAATTTAACGAAAATTTATAAAGATAAGGAAGTTGTTTCAAATGTGAATTTACATGTAAAGAAGGGGGAAATTTACGGCTTTTTAGGTCCGAATGGTGCAGGGAAAACAACCATCATGAGAATGATTTTAAATTTGGTAAAGCCATCACATGGGGAGATTCTCGTTTTTGATCAAAAATTAACGCCTACATCCTATGAGCTTTTCAAAAGAATAGGTAATATCATTGAATACCCTATATTTTATGACAAATTAACAGCTAGAGAAAACTTAAAACTTCACTGTGAATATATCGGTTACTACGATAAAGATGGAATCGATGCTGCGCTCACGATGGTTCAATTAAAGGACTTTGAAGATAAACCAGTAAAGGATTTTTCATTAGGGATGAAGCAGCGATTAGGCATTGCAAGGGCCATACTTTCCAAACCAGAATTATTAATACTCGATGAACCATTAAATGGCCTTGACCCGGTTGGGATTAAAGAAGTTCGCAAGCTTTTCAAGATTTTGAAGGAAGATTATGGGATGACATTGTTGATATCTAGTCATAATCTTGGGGAAATCGAAAAAGTTGCAGACACCATTGCCATTATTAAAGAAGGCCGTCTCATTAATGAAGTATTAATGGAAGAAATTCGATTAGAAAATGTAGGCTATATCGAGTTAGAAACAGATGATATTAAGAAATCTGTGTTTGTAATTAATGAAATATTAAAAATCACGAACTTTAAAATTATAGATACACAAACAATTCGCATATATGAGTCGGAAATAGCTGAAGGAGAAATTTCGAAAGCACTTATTTTGAATGACGTTCTTGTAACAAAAATGAATAAGAAAGAACATTCATTAGAAGATTACTTTATGAAAATGATCAATGGGGGTGGGCCAATTGCTTAAACTTATTCATCTAGAAATTAAGAAACATAAGCTATTTAATTACTGGTTAGGGGTCCTAATAGCAAATATAAGTATAATCGCTTTGATGACTATGATATTTATTATAGAAAAAATGGATTTAAATGTTCCATTTGAAGATTTTGATATGTTAATGAGTATGAGTGATACTGTAATTCGAGCTACATTTCTTATTTTTTCATCGGTTATAATGGTCAAAATAGTCATAGATGAATATAAAAATAATTTAATCAGCATTATGTTTACTTACCCAATTAGTAGAAAGAAGATTTTGCTTTCGAAGCTACTCATTGTTGTTATCTTTACTTTTACAACGGTTATGTTTTCATCATTGTTGATGAGTATTAGCGTTTATTTACTGAATCCCATGCTCCATATAGTCCCTGAATCGATTAGTGGAGAGAATGTTTTAACCTATCTAACGACAAGTTTTTTCGGTGCACTGGCTGCGGCAGGTGTGAGTCTTATTCCACTATTTTTTGGATTGCGTAAAAAATCATCAAACGCCACAATTATTTCAGCTATTCTTCTAGCATCCATTACAGGATCAACAATTGATGGGGTTAGTATGGTTAATCTAATTGCCATCCTGGTTTCTCTTGCGCTAATAGGAGTCATCATTGGTTATTTGACAGTTAGAAATATTGAACATGTTGATATTTGATTCTTCAATTCTAATAAAAATAGTGTATTTCCATTGATCACACCGCGTTTCTAAATATAGAATATTCATATAGGTATATTTTCACTATTAGGCTTAAGCTCTGTAACTTGCGGAGCTTAGGCCTTTTTCTTAATTATTTTTTGAATTACTTGCTACGTGTAGATATATTTATATATTTAGGGAGCTATCAGTGTTAGCACATAACACGATATAAAATATTTCAATATAACGAATAGGCTAATATTTTTTTGTTAATCTTATTCAAAACAACACTAAAATTGCAGTATTTGTTTATATAAATTTTAATATAAAACCTTGAATAGTTTATATAAAGTTTATATTCAGCGTCTATAATTCGAAAGGCGAAGTAGAGTGAGAACATATTTATCCAAATTCGATAAAGCTATATTCAATTTTTTTCTGTACAAACTTTGTTATTTGAAGATAGTTTTTAAAATTGGGATAACTTATTTTCATATAATCAATTTTAAAGTAATTAGAAAAATTGAGAAATCTATTCGACATATATATTAGGGGGAACTGAGAATGTTTTTAGCAATAAAAGAAATGAAACATTCAAAAACACGTTTTGCAATGATTGGCGCCATTATTATGCTAATCGCATGGCTTGTTTTTATTTTGTCGGGCCTAGGTAATGGTTTATCAACATTAGCAGCGGCAACGATGAAAAATATTGACGGAGATCTTTTCATTTATGAAGAGGGTTCTGAAGGAACGATGATGAAAACGAAAGTGTCTGGAACAATTGCAGATGATATCGAAGGTAAATACGGTGTCAAAGAAGCAGCAAAACTTGGACAATCTACAATTATCGTACACAATCCTGAGATAACAGACTCAAAAGTAAATGAGGACGTTGCTTTCTTAGGGATTGACCCAGGGAAATTTATCGAGCCAAAAGTAATCGAAGGTAAACAGCTTTCAAAAGACGATTTATTCGATGTTATTATCGATGAATCATTAGTGGAAAAAGGCTATTCAATTGGCGATAAAATCGAAGTGAAATCTTCTGACATCACGTTAGAGGTTGTTGGTATTACAAAAGGTGAAACATTTAACCATTTACCAACTGTATTCGCAAATGTTGAAACTTGGCAAACCTATGCATTCGCAGCGCCGGGCTCAGACAACGGGTTAGAAAGCCCAGTAGCCATGATCGCCCTACAAGGTAAAAACGTTGATGCAGATGCGATTGCAAGCAACTATGATGCAATCGAAACTGTAACAAAATCAGAAGCTATTATGGGAATGCCTGGTTATAAAGAAGAAAGCGCAACAATTTATATGATGCTAGCGTTCTTATTTGCCATCTCAGCAGTTATTATCGCTGTATTCTTCTATGTATTCATCTTACAAAAAACGCAGCAATTCGGCGTTATGAAAGCAATTGGTGCTTCAGACCGTTTTATTAAAAATTCAATTATCTCAC
The sequence above is a segment of the Solibacillus sp. FSL H8-0523 genome. Coding sequences within it:
- a CDS encoding alpha/beta fold hydrolase, which encodes MQVEDIYLQNGKQAVLLLHSFTSNAKEMKYIAQRLYEAGYTVYAPNLAGHGAAPERLFASSMDHVWQGAYQAFEQLVNNGFEKIAVVGQSLGGVLGMRLANRYMACNGLAIVSSPVLERPIDGLEKRVEFFSQRYLTNNGATKEELEKFLNEHFPRPSDKMIALQQFIVGSQREMSELKQPLFLAKGMLDEAVFHESMDLIAEAAQSDVIMKKCYENSGHLITLGKERDVLAEDVLVFLGNLE
- a CDS encoding peptidase G2 autoproteolytic cleavage domain-containing protein, with the protein product MKECGDGCINTNPANGCSVEEGSGTVASGFASHAEGLDTQANGAAAHAEGGQTQANGLFSHAKGESTIARARASHSEGNQTQANFTASHAEGFQSTTNAYASHAEGGKTQTNGLFSHAEGESTTASGRASHAEGFRTTTSGRASHAEGINTLASGVASHAEGQETQATAPQAHAEGFQTIASGVNSHAEGIGTQAIGNFSHAEGFLVQAIGIGSHAEGQGTLTTARQAHAEGSQTLASGVASHAEGKSTRASGDASHAEGELTQASATQAHAEGLQSIASGGASHAEGMRTLASGVTSHAEGFFTIASGPYSHAGGYQTEASGVTSHAQGFMSKASGDSAHAEGLRNEALATASHVEGMDNSATHIGSHIMGQNGVTRFPFSWHLANGLNVGPTLNSAVIHGATGNLYLDGAVIAPAAADYAEMFETVDGNAIDPGFFVTLEGDKLRIATHKDDYILGVVSAAPAMVADASDLRWHNLFAKDEWGKVQYQDVVVPESKDERGQMVIPQYIKQEPVLNPTYDPSQVYVPRMERPEWVIVGLLGKLLVRDDGSCLVNQYCKPNNQGIATLSKEGYRVMKRTGPNQILIMIK
- a CDS encoding MBL fold metallo-hydrolase, producing MNNNLNNDMNYGSDYKYIPATSLRSGNGIEVLPDLYMHTIQIVNIVFYGNPDNSEFVLIDAGMPKSAKEIIGVAEKRFGADCRPSAIVLTHGHFDHVGAIIELIEYWQVPVYAHPLELPYLTGQKNYPEADSSVNGGLIAKVSPFFPNEAIDLGAHVKALPLDGTIPNMDGFRWIHTPGHTPGHISLFRDEDGALIAGDAFVTVKQESLYKVLLQQKEISGPPRYFTTDWLAAFHSVNTLEALKPTVAITGHGVPMMGEELTTNLQKLTNEFEQIALPNQGKYLN
- a CDS encoding sigma-70 family RNA polymerase sigma factor, with amino-acid sequence MIDLEAEYSEVSSDVLLNQLMEDYATDLKRIAFLYVNDMSECEDIIQEVFISCYQKLSSFRHESSYKTWLIRITINKCKDYKKRWSIKKLIYRPIISSVFTAPSAEEQFINEQTSRSMIEQIAKLPTKYKEVIILYYYQQLTMTEISEILNVNINTIKSRLLRGKKILQNKLERSDTSGQVR
- a CDS encoding transglutaminase domain-containing protein, translating into MSNLILFSVLFLFLFSLFFVTFKSFMGQFYIRKKLKKELKNYRAQIQQAKGYNSLLFEIYKRIYEQVIYDRNRFLIRNRRQFERQVNNELKRITKNPFTRFYSKSVATIKGLSAFVFFLASLLFGAIVVDEYKASSLTLPTVNPEIKLQVSGNIEDGFKQLVSTILSSNELKSFELPDIQAEDIVPIYPTQDAPASTASAAQLGPAIAGNMRNFEAQFTIQYEGNIQNFDEDLENAYEYLKENEPYFWAIMSDFSTRAIGNERAVELQATISYDLTAEQNALVLGKIKQVTQSLSAGLTDAEKVKFVNDYLVSQTKYNAQSAVNPHTPYAILFHGEGVCEGYALAAYLMLEELGVEAKYVVGDAGGPHAWNLVKVDNAWYHLDTTWNDPLPDQGKNIRYDYFLISDKTITKNHQWDTTLYPATATEDYL
- a CDS encoding response regulator transcription factor; this encodes MNVAPFRSGVFILKKKILIIEDDQAISQMVSDSLSREDYLITAVYDGEEALDVMSREQDFDLILLDLMLPKVDGLECLRMIRLNSVVPILIMSAKGDDVDKALGLGMGADDYISKPFSMIELIARIKALIRRTANYSTEITNKQEHIIRVGDLVVDLNAYAVTKNGENLKLTATEFNIFCLFLNKPKQVFTKEQLYNLVWQAEYVQDMNVINVHIRRLREKIEEDPSNPKYVQTLWGIGYRMGEF
- a CDS encoding sensor histidine kinase, producing the protein MVVLLIVLGLSLCLNIYLYMKRNAHYKQLEYIHLKLQRIVLEKTEEKLLLYTENSQIQSVLTQINRLLDYNQIMAADYNRIERSMRRMLSNISHDIKTPLTVILGYTEMMTNDESLSPQQMNSLLNIVNLKAEEVIGLINKFFELAKLESEDKTVEVSKVNINEICRKKILDYYDIVSSEDFKVSILIPEESYYAFVNTVEMERVLDNLLSNAIKYGADGRMVGVEVKADKGHIYIVVSDQGKGIDEIHKEHVFDRMYTMDDSRNSRYQGSGLGLTITKTLVEKMGGEILLESTPYERTAFTVKLNRFIG